One segment of Mus pahari chromosome 11, PAHARI_EIJ_v1.1, whole genome shotgun sequence DNA contains the following:
- the Clptm1l gene encoding cleft lip and palate transmembrane protein 1-like protein produces the protein MWSGRSSFTSLVVGVFVVYVVHTCWVMYGIVYTRPCSGDSNCIQPYLALRPKLQLSVYTTTRSSLGAENNVDLVLNVEDFDVESKFERTVNVSVPKKTRNNGTLYAYIFLHHAGILPWQDGKQVHVVSTLTTYMIPKPEEINLLTGESATQQQIEAEKKPSNALDEPISHWRPRLTLNVMVDDFVFDGSSLPADVHRYMKMIQLGKTVHYLPILFIDQLSNRVKDLMVINRSTTELPLTVSYDKISLGRLRFWIHMQDAVYSLQQFGFSEKDADELKGIFVDTNLYLLALTFFVAAFHLLFDFLAFKSDISFWKKKKSMIGMSTKAVLWRCFSTVVIFLFLLDEQTSLLVLIPAGVGAAIELWKVKKALKITVAWRGLRPVFQFGTHSESERKTEKYDAQAMKYLSYLLYPLCVGGAVYSLLNIKYKSWYSWLINSFVNGVYAFGFLFMLPQLFVNYKMKSVAHLPWKAFTYKAFNTFIDDVFAFIITMPTSHRLACFRDDVVFLVYLYQRWLYPVDKSRVNEFGESYEEQPKRKPHPD, from the exons ATGTGGAGCGGCCGCAGTTCTTTTACCAGCTTGGTGGTGGGCGTGTTCGTGGTGTACGTGGTGCATACCTGCTGGGTCATGTACGGTATCGTCTATACCCGTCCGTGCTCGGGTGACTCCAACTGCATCCAGCCCTATCTGGCCCTGCGGCCCAAACTGCAG CTGAGCGTTTACACCACCACACGGTCCAGCCTTGGTGCAGAGAACAATGTGGATCTGGTCTTGAACGTGGAAGACTTTGATGTGGAGTCCAAATTTGAAAG GACAGTTAATGTTTCTGtaccaaagaaaacaagaaacaacgGGACGCtgtatgcatatattttcctACATCATGCTGGGATTCTGCCCTGGCAAGATGGGAAACAGGTACACGTAGTCAGTACTCTGACCACCTACATGATCCCCAAACCAGAAGAAATTAACTTGCTCACTGGGGAGTCTGCTACACAG CAACAGATAGAAGCAGAGAAGAAGCCATCAAATGCCCTAGATGAACCCATCTCTCACTGGCGACCAAGACTGACCCTGAATGTGATGGTGGATGACTTTGTCTTTGATGGTTCCTCACTGCCTGCAGATGTGCATCGGTACATGAAGAT GATTCAGCTTGGGAAGACAGTGCACTACCTCCCCATCCTGTTCATTGACCAGCTGAGCAACCGGGTGAAAGACCTGATG GTGATAAAccgatctaccactgagctgccaCTCACTGTGTCCTACGACAAGATCTCATTGGGGCGGCTGCGCTTCTGGATCCACATGCAGGATGCCGTATACTCCCTGCAGCAGTTCG GGTTTTCAGAAAAAGATGCAGATGAATTGAAGGGGATTTTCGTAGACACCAACTTATATCTCTTAGCATTGACCTTCTTTGTTGCAGCCTTTCAC CTTCTTTTTGATTTCCTGGCATTTAAAAGTGACATCagtttctggaagaaaaagaagagcatGATTGGAATGTCTACCAAAGCAG TGCTCTGGCGTTGCTTCAGCACTGtggtcatcttcctcttcttgctgGATGAACAGACAAGCTTGCTGGTGCTGATCCCTGCAGGTGTTGGAGCTGCCATTGAG CTTTGGAAAGTGAAGAAGGCATTGAAAATTACAGTAGCCTGGAGGGGCTTGAGACCTGTGTTTCAG TTTGGCACCCATAGTGAATCTGAGAGGAAGACTGAGAAGTATGATGCTCAG GCCATGAAGTACTTGTCTTATCTGCTCTACCCTCTCTGTGTCGGGGGTGCTGTCTACTCACTCCTGAATATCAAGTATAAGAG TTGGTACTCCTGGCTCATCAACAGCTTTGTGAATG GTGTCTATGCCTTTGGCTTCCTCTTCATGTTGCCCCAGCTTTTTGTTAATTACAAG ATGAAGTCAGTGGCACATCTGCCTTGGAAGGCCTTTACCTACAAG GCTTTTAACACCTTCATTGATGATGTGTTTGCCTTCATCATCACCATGCCCACATCGCACCGGCTGGCCTGTTTCAGAGATGATGTGGTCTTCCTGGTCTACCTTTACCAGCGGTG GCTTTACCCTGTGGATAAGAGCAGGGTCAATGAATTTGGGGAGTCTTATGAGGAGCAGCCCAAGCGGAAGCCCCACCCAGACTGA
- the Tert gene encoding telomerase reverse transcriptase isoform X3 has product MTRAPRCPAVRSLLRSRYREVWPLATFVRRLGPEGRRLVQPGDPKIYRTLVAQCLVCVPWDSQPPPADLSFHQVSSLKELVARVVQRLCERNERNVLAFGFALLNEARGGPPMAFTSSVHSYLPNTVTETLRVSGAWMLLLSRVGDDLLVYLLAHCALYLLVPPSCAYQVCGSPLYQICATTDIWPSVSATYRPTRPVGRNFTNLGSLQQIKSSSHQEAPKPPALPSRGTKRHLSLTSTSVPSAKKARCYPAPRVEEGPHGQVVPTPAGKTWVPSPAQSPEVPTAEKNLSSKGKASDLSHSGSVCCKHKPSSTSLLSPPPKDAFQLRPFTEPRHFLYSWGDGQEGLNPSFLLNNLQPSLTGARRLVEIIFLGSRPRTSGPLCRTHRLSRRYWQMRPLFQQLLVNHAECQYVRLLRSHCRFRTANQQVTDALNTSQLHLMDLLRLHSSPWQVYGFLRACLCRVVPAGLWGTRHNERRFFKNVKKFISLGKYAKLSLQELMWKMKVEDCHWLRSGPGKDCVPAAEHRLRERILAMFLFWLMDTYVVQLLRSFFYITETTFQKNKLFFYRKSVWSKLQSIGVRQHLERVQLRELSQVEVRHHQDTWLAVPICRLRFIPKPNGLRPIVNMSYGMGTRAFGKKKQAQHFTQRLKTLFSMLNYERTKHPHLMGSSVLGMNDIYRTWRAFVLRVRALDQTPRMYFVKADVARAYDTIPQGKLVEVVANMIRHSESTYCVRQYAVVRRDSQGQVHKSFRRQVTTFSDLQPYMGQFLKHLQDSDASALRNSVVIEQSISKNESSSSLFDFFLHFLRHSVVKIGDRFYVQCQGIPQGSSLSTLLCSLCFGDMENKLFAEVQRDGLLLRFVDDFLLVTPHLAQAKAFLSTLVRGVPEYGCMINLQKTVVNFPVETGALGGAAPYQLPTHCLFPWCGLLLDTQTLEVFCNYSGVSSRLGRPCRTSSCQSCG; this is encoded by the exons ATGACCCGCGCTCCTCGTTGCCCCGCGGTGCGCTCTCTGCTGCGCAGCCGATACCGGGAGGTGTGGCCGCTTGCAACCTTTGTGCGGCGCCTGGGGCCTGAGGGCAGGCGACTTGTGCAACCCGGGGACCCGAAGATCTACCGCACTTTGGTTGCCCAATGCCTCGTGTGCGTGCCCTGGGACTCACAGCCTCCACCTGCTGACCTTTCCTTCCACCAG GTGTCATCCCTGAAAGAGCTGGTGGCCAGGGTTGTGCAGAGACTCTGCGAGCGCAACGAGAGGAACGTGCTGGCTTTTGGCTTTGCGCTGCTTAATGAGGCCAGAGGCGGGCCTCCCATGGCCTTCACTAGTAGCGTGCATAGCTACTTGCCCAACACTGTTACTGAGACCCTGCGTGTCAGTGGTGCATGGATGCTACTGTTGAGCCGAGTGGGCGACGACCTGCTGGTCTACCTGCTGGCACACTGTGCTCTTTATCTTCTGGTGCCCCCCAGCTGTGCCTATCAGGTGTGTGGGTCACCCCTGTACCAAATTTGTGCCACCACGGATATCTGGCCCTCTGTGTCCGCTACTTACAGGCCCACTCGACCCGTGGGTAGGAATTTCACTAACCTTGGGTCCTTACAACAGATCAAAAGCAGTAGTCACCAGGAAGCACCGAAACCCCCGGCCTTGCCATCGCGAGGTACGAAGAGGCATCTGAGTCTCACCAGTACAAGTGTGCCTTCAGCTAAGAAGGCCAGATGCTATCCTGCCCCGAGAGTGGAGGAGGGACCCCACGGGCAGGTGGTTCCAACCCCAGCAGGCAAAACGTGGGTGCCAAGTCCTGCTCAGTCCCCCGAGGTGCCTACCGCAGAGAAAAATTTGTCTTCAAAAGGAAAGGCGTCTGACCTGAGTCACTCTGGGTCCGTGTGCTGTAAACACAAGCCCAGCTCCACGTCCCTGCTGTCACCACCCCCAAAAGATGCCTTTCAGCTCAGGCCATTTACTGAGCCCAGACATTTCCTTTACTCCTGGGGAGATGGCCAAGAAGGTCTAAACCCCTCATTCTTACTCAACAACCTCCAGCCTAGCTTGACTGGGGCCAGGAGACTGGTGGAGATCATCTTTCTGGGCTCAAGGCCTAGGACATCAGGACCACTCTGTAGGACACACCGTTTATCGCGTCGATACTGGCAGATGAGGCCCCTGTTCCAACAGCTGCTTGTGAACCACGCAGAGTGCCAATATGTCAGACTCCTCAGGTCACATTGCAGGTTTCGAACAGCAAACCAACAGGTGACAGATGCCTTAAACACCAGCCAGCTGCACCTCATGGATTTGCTCCGCCTGCACAGCAGTCCCTGGCAGGTATATGGTTTTCTTCGGGCCTGTCTCTGCAGGGTGGTGCCTGCTGGTCTCTGGGGTACCAGGCACAATGAGCGCCGCTTCTTTAAGAACGTAAAGAAGTTCATCTCGTTGGGGAAGTATGCCAAGCTATCTCTGCAGGAACTGATGTGGAAGATGAAGGTAGAGGATTGCCACTGGCTCCGCAGCGGCCCAG GGAAGGACTGTGTCCCCGCTGCCGAGCACCGTCTGAGGGAGAGGATCCTGGCTATGTTCCTGTTCTGGCTGATGGACACATATGTGGTACAGCTGCTTAGGTCATTCTTTTACATCACAGAGACCACATTCCAGAAGAACAAGCTCTTCTTCTACCGTAAGAGTGTGTGGAGCAAGCTGCAGAGCATTGGAGTCAG GCAGCACCTTGAGAGAGTGCAGCTACGGGAGCTGTCACAAGTGGAGGTCAGGCATCACCAGGACACCTGGCTAGCCGTGCCCATCTGCAGACTACGCTTCATCCCCAAGCCCAACGGTCTGCGGCCCATTGTGAACATGAGTTATGGCATGGGTACCAGAGCTTTTGGCAAAAAGAAGCAG GCCCAGCATTTCACCCAGCGTCTCAAGACTCTCTTCAGCATGCTCAACTATGAGCGGACAAAACATCCTCACCTTATGGGGTCTTCTGTACTGGGTATGAATGACATCTACAGGACCTGGCGGGCCTTCGTGCTGCGTGTGCGTGCTCTGGACCAGACACCCAGAATGTACTTTGTTAAG GCAGATGTGGCCAGGGCATATGATACCATTCCCCAGGGTAAGCTTGTGGAGGTTGTTGCCAATATGATCAGGCATTCAGAGAGCACGTACTGTGTCCGCCAGTATGCAGTGGTCCGGAGAGATAGCCAAGGCCAAGTCCACAAGTCCTTTAGGAGACAG GTCACcaccttctctgacctccagccATACATGGGCCAATTCCTTAAGCATCTGCAGGACTCAGATGCCAGTGCACTGAGGAACTCCGTTGTCATCGAGCAG AGCATCTCTAAGAAtgagagcagcagcagcctttttgacttcttcctgcaCTTCCTGCGTCACAGTGTCGTAAAGATTGGTGACAG GTTCTATGTGCAGTGCCAGGGCATCCCCCAGGGCTCCAGCCTCTCCACCCTGCTCTGCAGTCTGTGTTTCGGAGACATGGAGAACAAGCTGTTTGCCGAGGTGCAGCGGGATGG GTTGCTTTTACGTTTTGTTGATGACTTTCTGTTGGTGACGCCTCACCTGGCCCAAGCAAAAGCCTTCCTCAG